The stretch of DNA GGCACCTTGGTCATTCCGGCGCGAAGTATACCGCGGCGCTCAGGCGACGATCTCCATTCGAAGGCCGCGCCGGTCCCGCTCGGGCGCCGACGGGAAGACGCGCGCCCGCCCGGTGCGGATCCGCCGCGCACAGACGAGGAGCGCGACGGCGTCCACGATGTCGTCGCGCGCGACCGCGCCCCGCCCGAGCGCCCGCCGCACGCGCTCGGGATCGAACGCGGGGACGAACGGCTTCAGGATCTCGAGGCGCTCGCGCTCACCCGCGGGCGTCTTCTTCGAGTGCTCGAGCCCGCGCGCGCGCCCGGCCAGCACGGCGAAGATGACCTCGGGGTGGGCTTCGCGCACGCGGGCCTGGAGGGCCGGGGTCACGAGCCGGTCGGCCTCGGCGATCTTCGGCAGGATGTTCCACAGCTCGACCGAGATCCGGCGACCGGTCGCGCGGTGATTCCGCGCGCAGGCCTCGGCGTACGCGCGCGCGCCGAGCGCCGCGCGCGACGGCGCCGGAAAGACGCTGGAGGCGCGCGGCGCGCCGAGGAAGCGCCGCGCCTCCACGTCCGCAGCGCGGGGCGACGGTACCAGGCCGATGGGGATGTCGAGGGCGACCACCGCGCGCCCCGCGGCGGCCTCGCGGAGGGCGCCCCGGAGGTCGGGGGCGATCTCGAAGTCGAGCGCGCGGAGCCCGGGGCCGCTCGACGCGATCACCCAGCCGGCGCGGCAGCCGTCGATTCCGAGGAGCCGCACGCGGCGGGTCAGACGCTGCGGTAGTTCGTGAACTGGAGGGCGATCCCGAGGTCCTTGTCGCGCAGGAGCGCGATGACCTTCTGGAGATCGTCGCGGTTCTTGCCGGAGACGCGCACCTGGTCCGCCTGGATCGCGGCCTGGACCTTGAGCTTCGTGTCCTTGATGATCCGCACGATCTCGCGCGCCTTCTCGATCGGGATCCCCTGCTGGAGCGAGATCTTCTGGCGGAGCACGCCGCCGGAGGCCTGCTCGACCGTGCCGTACGTGAGCGCCTTCAGCGGGACGCCGCGCTTGTGCAGGCGTGACTGGAGGATGTCCACGACCGCCTTGAGCTTCATGTCGTCCGCGGCCGTGACGGTGATGTCGGTCTTCTCGAGCGTCAGCTCGTTCTTCGAGCCCTTGAGGTCGTAGCGCGTCTCGATCTCGCGGCGGGCCTGGTCGAGCGCGTTCGTGACCTCCTGCATGTCGATCTTGCACGCGATGTCGAAGGAGTTCTCGGCGGCCATGCGCGTCCCCCGTCTACCGCAGCGGCACCGTGGCGACGCCCTTCGGCACCTCGAACGCGAAGAGGCGGTCGGGGAGGCCCGTGTCGGTCGCGACCTTCGTGAAGCGCATCGTCACCGTGTTCTCGAACTGATCGTACACGATCGCCCGGCGCAGCTCCCACGTCTTCGCGTCCACCGAGAGGACGAGCCGCGCGAGCGTCGGCAGCGGGCGCTTGGGCGTGAGATCGAGCACCCAGTTGCCCTCGGCGTCGCGCGGCTGCGCCGGGTTCAGGAAGCGCACGCCGAACTCGGCGCGGAGCCGGCCGAGCCCCGCGAGGAAGCTCCCGGCCGGGCCAGCGAGCGCCTCCGGCGCCTCGCCCACGTTCACCTGGTTGAGCGCCGGCGTGTAGACCCAGAGCTTCTTGCCGTCCGAGACGATCTCCTGCGGCGTCGGCTCCTTGTACTCCCAGCGGAGCTTGCCGCCCTTCTTCAGATAGACCGCGCCCTGGGCGGGGATCGTCTGGTTCAGGCTCTTGTTGAAGGCCGTCTGCGTGAACTCGGCGCGGAGGTCCGTCATGCGGCCGTAGGCCGCCTCGAGGTCGCGGACGACGTCGTCCAGCGTCTGGGCCGCCGCGCTCGCCACGCTCGCGAGCACGAGGACGGCGGCGAGCACGTTGCGCATGGGGACACTTTACACTAGAGTCCGCGGGCGTGAGCGTCCCCGCCGTGCTCGCGCTCGACTTCGACGGCGTCCTCTGCGACGGCATGCGGGAGTACTTCGAGTCCGCGTGGCGCGCCTACCGGCGCCTGCGGGCGTCCGTCCCGCCGGCGCCGCCCGCCGGCCTCTTCGAGAGCTTCGCGCGGCTCCGGCCTCTCGTCGAGACGGGCTGGGAGATGCCGGTGCTGCTCCACGCCTTGAGCTCGGGTGCCTCCGCCGCGGCGCTCGAAAAGGAGTGGCGACTCGAGACGTGGCTCGAGGATCTCGGCGCCACGCGCGAGGCCGCCGCGGCGGCGCTCGACGCGGTGCGCGACGAGTGGATCGCCGCCGACGAGCGAGGCTGGCTCGACGCCCACCGCTTCTATCCCGGCGTGATCGAGCGCCTGCGGGCGCTCGACGGCGGGCCCGTCGCCGTCTACGTCGTCACCACCAAGGAAGGGCGGTTCGCTCGCCAGCTCCTGCGGCGCCAGGGCGTCGAGCTGCCGGACGGGCGCGTCTACGGCAAGGAGGCCCGCCGGCCGAAGCGCGCGATCCTCCGCGAGCTCGCCGGTGGCGGCGACGCCGCGCGCGTGTGGTTCGTCGAGGACCGGCGGGAGACCCTCGAGGACGTGAAGCGCGAGCCCGCGCTCGCCGGCGCCGAACTTTTCCTGGCCGCGTGGGGGTACAACACCGCGGACGATCGCGAGGCGGCGCGGCGCGACGGCCGGATCGTCCTCCTCTCCGTGGACCGCTTCCGCGGCGACTTCGCGCGCTGGCGCGAGGAGGATTGACAAGGCCCCGGCCCCACGCCTAACCCCAATCCGAAAATAGATGGGGCATGAAATGGCGGTCGGTATGAATCAAAAGGGCCTCCTGAGTGATCGAAAGGGACGACGTGCCCACGTCCATCCCTCTCCACAGGAGGCCCTTCTGATGCGCTTGAGCGTAGACAGCTTGCGACGAGTGGTCAAGCGAGATCTCGCGATCGAGTTCGTCCCGCAGCAGCTCACATCCTTCGGCGGCCTCGAACTGCTGCGGCGCTACGTGCAGCGGCTCGCGCTGCCCGCTCGGTTGCGTCGAGCGTGTGCGGCGCTGGGCGGTGACTACAGCGGGGCCAGCCTGAGTCTGCTGGTCCTCGCGCTCCTCTACGCGGGTGCTCGCCGCCTGGAGCACCTGCGCTATCTCGCCGGCGACCCGCTCATCACGCGGTTCTGTGGCTTGGCGCAGGTGCCGACGCCCCGGACCGTGAGCAACTGGCTCCAGCGCTTCACCCAGGAGCATCTGCGCCCCCTGGTGCAGCTCAACCACGACCTGGTCACGGAGGCCATCGCCCGGCTGAAGCTGCCGCGGCTCACCATCGATGTC from Candidatus Methylomirabilota bacterium encodes:
- a CDS encoding DUF429 domain-containing protein, with the translated sequence MRLLGIDGCRAGWVIASSGPGLRALDFEIAPDLRGALREAAAGRAVVALDIPIGLVPSPRAADVEARRFLGAPRASSVFPAPSRAALGARAYAEACARNHRATGRRISVELWNILPKIAEADRLVTPALQARVREAHPEVIFAVLAGRARGLEHSKKTPAGERERLEILKPFVPAFDPERVRRALGRGAVARDDIVDAVALLVCARRIRTGRARVFPSAPERDRRGLRMEIVA
- a CDS encoding YajQ family cyclic di-GMP-binding protein, which encodes MAAENSFDIACKIDMQEVTNALDQARREIETRYDLKGSKNELTLEKTDITVTAADDMKLKAVVDILQSRLHKRGVPLKALTYGTVEQASGGVLRQKISLQQGIPIEKAREIVRIIKDTKLKVQAAIQADQVRVSGKNRDDLQKVIALLRDKDLGIALQFTNYRSV
- a CDS encoding outer membrane lipoprotein carrier protein LolA, giving the protein MRNVLAAVLVLASVASAAAQTLDDVVRDLEAAYGRMTDLRAEFTQTAFNKSLNQTIPAQGAVYLKKGGKLRWEYKEPTPQEIVSDGKKLWVYTPALNQVNVGEAPEALAGPAGSFLAGLGRLRAEFGVRFLNPAQPRDAEGNWVLDLTPKRPLPTLARLVLSVDAKTWELRRAIVYDQFENTVTMRFTKVATDTGLPDRLFAFEVPKGVATVPLR
- a CDS encoding HAD family hydrolase, whose amino-acid sequence is MSVPAVLALDFDGVLCDGMREYFESAWRAYRRLRASVPPAPPAGLFESFARLRPLVETGWEMPVLLHALSSGASAAALEKEWRLETWLEDLGATREAAAAALDAVRDEWIAADERGWLDAHRFYPGVIERLRALDGGPVAVYVVTTKEGRFARQLLRRQGVELPDGRVYGKEARRPKRAILRELAGGGDAARVWFVEDRRETLEDVKREPALAGAELFLAAWGYNTADDREAARRDGRIVLLSVDRFRGDFARWREED